One window from the genome of uncultured Tateyamaria sp. encodes:
- a CDS encoding cytochrome c oxidase subunit 3: MAHAKNHDYHILAPSTWPLLGALAGFAMLFGAVCWMSGGMTIFFKSIELSGPWLFLIGFVAVLYTMFGWWADVVAESRIGDHTPVVRIGLRYGFILFIMSEVMFFAAWFWASFKSYIYPMSEYVGTEYVQPEIYHVDAFHLPLINTLILLLSGCAVTWAHHALVHGGERKDVINGLAIAVVLGVAFTALQAYEYSYLLYQGWEFGGDKFFSGFFMATGFHGAHVIIGTIFLFVCLLRAMKGHFSAEKHIGFEAAAWYWHFVDVVWLFLFMAVYIWGVSTMPGLDH, encoded by the coding sequence ATGGCCCACGCAAAAAATCACGACTACCACATTCTTGCGCCATCGACCTGGCCTTTGCTTGGCGCGCTTGCGGGCTTTGCCATGTTGTTTGGCGCCGTTTGCTGGATGTCCGGCGGTATGACCATCTTCTTCAAGTCGATCGAATTGAGCGGTCCATGGTTGTTCCTGATCGGCTTTGTCGCTGTCCTTTATACGATGTTCGGTTGGTGGGCTGACGTTGTTGCCGAAAGCCGGATTGGCGATCACACACCCGTCGTGCGCATTGGCCTACGCTATGGCTTTATCCTGTTCATCATGTCCGAGGTGATGTTCTTTGCCGCCTGGTTCTGGGCCTCGTTCAAAAGCTACATCTACCCGATGAGTGAATATGTCGGCACTGAATACGTCCAGCCCGAAATCTACCATGTGGATGCATTCCACCTGCCGCTGATCAACACGTTGATCCTTTTGCTGTCCGGTTGTGCCGTGACCTGGGCGCACCACGCGCTGGTGCATGGCGGGGAACGCAAGGACGTAATCAACGGCCTTGCCATCGCCGTGGTTCTGGGTGTCGCGTTTACCGCTTTGCAGGCCTACGAATATTCCTACCTGCTGTACCAGGGCTGGGAATTTGGCGGCGACAAGTTCTTTTCGGGCTTCTTCATGGCAACCGGGTTCCACGGGGCACATGTGATCATCGGCACCATCTTCCTGTTTGTTTGCCTCCTGCGGGCGATGAAGGGACATTTCTCGGCCGAGAAGCATATCGGGTTCGAAGCGGCGGCGTGGTATTGGCACTTTGTGGATGTCGTGTGGCTGTTCCTGTTCATGGCCGTCTACATCTGGGGCGTCAGCAC